A part of Paenibacillus sp. sptzw28 genomic DNA contains:
- a CDS encoding glycoside hydrolase family 105 protein translates to MTEYIEPRESAGYWMGKDDKQILTVLANRYIGANPETPYALRAFSEAGILQTKEGYYDIDLSAKLPAAKAGEYAYAFALVWSDGERSIDSGLKPFSPVRLYLNEKLCYRSSVMDELNPAAKAVIPLTLDKGWNTLLIETRKTEAGFGCLFGAEEAKVRILNVLSPFADRAGAAGWIFSEPAAEPVYGENGSFPDYRSPESDNGSGIKWLPRLSWDEEEAAKPNCERIFGLPGTPAAAYAWSALQLPAVDGTAVWEGRVHGVTTIWLDGKQIIELTEAGSFRRELPVTPGRSSVLVRTVGGASGWGFELAVSAAGGKVRFEQPIPVHGTDQPWLYAGPLLPAYDLPDPVRIQSVKRLFDKVDGEGKPDGQTYWTLDGPLLNVRPYYENAMLSNKWTTGSSTNFARWDYPLGVTIYGLLQAARALGRDDIAGYARNHVASCTDMYSYSLWDRERYGFPSLNQQLVLMKMLDNCGSFGSAMLETYLEFQDESFLPVADVIADFMANRLERRPDGAYYRLCIGEYSADTIWADDLYMSTPFLARYYKTTGERQYIDDAAKQFLLFRNYLFIPEWGVMSHVFDFKYGKATRIPWGRGNGWCLFSLSELLESLPGDHPDRPALLSFFREMCAGVAALQGESGLWRQVLTEPDAYEEASCTAMFAYAFARGVRFGWLEEPEKYGAAALKAWRGLTSKAIDRQGNVYGVCSGSRYSYSPDYYKYDLTTVLNDNHGIGIMMLAGVEAEKLQSFLKNTLIPSR, encoded by the coding sequence CGTGCTTGCCAATCGGTACATCGGAGCCAACCCGGAGACGCCTTATGCACTCCGGGCTTTCTCCGAGGCGGGCATATTGCAGACGAAAGAAGGCTATTACGATATCGATCTGTCTGCAAAGCTGCCTGCGGCGAAAGCCGGCGAGTACGCTTATGCCTTCGCACTTGTGTGGAGCGACGGGGAACGGTCGATCGACAGCGGCCTTAAACCGTTCAGCCCGGTAAGGCTGTATCTCAATGAAAAGCTCTGTTACCGCTCAAGCGTCATGGATGAACTGAATCCGGCCGCAAAAGCGGTCATTCCGCTAACTTTGGATAAAGGGTGGAATACCCTGCTTATCGAGACGCGCAAGACGGAAGCTGGCTTCGGGTGCCTGTTCGGCGCGGAGGAAGCGAAGGTTCGCATCCTGAACGTTCTCTCACCCTTCGCGGACCGTGCGGGCGCGGCCGGCTGGATCTTCTCCGAGCCTGCAGCGGAACCGGTTTACGGAGAGAACGGTTCGTTCCCGGATTACAGATCCCCGGAATCGGACAATGGATCAGGAATCAAGTGGCTTCCCCGGCTAAGCTGGGATGAAGAGGAAGCCGCGAAGCCGAACTGTGAACGGATCTTCGGTTTGCCGGGAACCCCTGCAGCGGCATACGCCTGGTCCGCACTGCAGCTTCCGGCAGTTGACGGCACGGCAGTTTGGGAAGGAAGAGTCCACGGCGTCACGACGATATGGCTGGACGGCAAACAGATCATTGAGCTTACTGAAGCGGGAAGCTTCCGCCGGGAGCTTCCGGTCACTCCGGGCAGAAGCAGCGTGCTTGTCCGGACGGTCGGCGGAGCGAGCGGTTGGGGCTTCGAGCTCGCGGTTAGCGCTGCGGGCGGGAAAGTACGGTTCGAGCAGCCCATTCCGGTACATGGAACGGATCAGCCATGGCTGTATGCTGGACCGCTCTTGCCGGCGTATGACCTGCCCGATCCCGTACGGATACAATCTGTTAAGCGTTTATTCGACAAGGTCGACGGCGAAGGGAAGCCTGACGGGCAAACCTACTGGACGCTCGACGGCCCGCTCCTGAATGTACGGCCTTATTATGAGAATGCAATGCTGAGCAACAAATGGACCACCGGTTCTTCGACGAATTTCGCCCGCTGGGATTACCCGCTGGGCGTCACGATTTACGGTCTTCTCCAAGCTGCACGTGCCCTCGGACGCGACGATATTGCTGGGTATGCGCGCAATCATGTCGCGAGCTGTACGGACATGTACAGCTATTCGCTTTGGGACCGGGAGCGGTATGGTTTTCCATCTCTTAACCAGCAGCTTGTGCTGATGAAAATGCTCGATAACTGCGGGTCTTTCGGTTCAGCCATGCTGGAGACTTACCTTGAATTCCAAGACGAAAGCTTCCTGCCCGTTGCGGACGTCATCGCCGATTTCATGGCAAACAGACTGGAACGGAGACCGGACGGCGCTTATTACCGTCTCTGTATAGGCGAATATTCAGCCGATACGATTTGGGCGGACGACCTGTACATGAGTACGCCGTTTCTAGCGAGGTATTACAAAACAACCGGCGAACGCCAATATATCGACGATGCGGCAAAACAGTTCCTCCTGTTCCGCAATTATTTGTTTATTCCCGAGTGGGGCGTTATGTCACATGTGTTCGATTTCAAGTACGGCAAAGCAACGCGAATCCCTTGGGGAAGGGGCAACGGCTGGTGCCTGTTCTCGCTTTCGGAGCTGCTTGAAAGCTTGCCCGGGGATCATCCGGACAGACCTGCACTTCTGTCGTTCTTCCGGGAGATGTGCGCCGGAGTCGCCGCGCTGCAGGGAGAATCGGGTCTGTGGCGGCAGGTCCTTACAGAGCCGGATGCTTATGAAGAGGCATCGTGTACGGCGATGTTCGCATACGCTTTTGCCAGAGGCGTCCGATTCGGATGGCTGGAGGAGCCGGAGAAATACGGCGCCGCAGCCTTGAAAGCATGGCGGGGATTGACTTCCAAAGCGATCGACCGTCAAGGGAATGTGTACGGAGTCTGCAGCGGGTCACGGTATTCGTACTCCCCGGATTATTACAAATACGATCTGACCACCGTGCTTAACGACAATCACGGCATCGGTATTATGATGCTCGCCGGGGTTGAAGCGGAGAAGCTGCAATCGTTTTTGAAGAACACCCTTATACCCTCCCGCTAG